A region of Crenobacter cavernae DNA encodes the following proteins:
- a CDS encoding DedA family protein: MEAITFLIDFVLHIDRHLADLVAAYGPLIYLILFLIVFCETGLVVTPFLPGDSLLFVAGTLAATGQMDVHLLVALLIAAAILGDTVNYTVGRRVGMRLFSNPDSKIFRRAYLDKTHAFYERHGGKTIILARFVPIVRTFAPFVAGVGTMSYGLFLSYNVIGGVAWVASFTYLGFLFGNLPAVKSNLSLLIVGIIIVSILPGVFEFLRHKRASRA, from the coding sequence ATGGAAGCCATTACTTTTCTGATCGACTTCGTGCTGCACATCGACCGGCACCTCGCCGACCTAGTCGCCGCCTACGGCCCGCTGATTTATTTGATCCTGTTCCTGATCGTGTTCTGCGAGACCGGCCTCGTCGTCACGCCGTTCCTGCCGGGCGACTCGCTGCTGTTCGTCGCGGGCACGCTCGCCGCCACTGGCCAGATGGACGTGCATCTCTTGGTCGCGCTGCTGATCGCCGCAGCCATCCTCGGCGACACGGTCAACTACACCGTCGGGCGCAGGGTCGGGATGAGGCTGTTCTCGAACCCGGATTCGAAGATCTTCCGCCGCGCGTATCTCGACAAGACGCACGCCTTCTACGAGCGCCACGGCGGCAAGACCATCATCCTCGCGCGCTTCGTGCCGATCGTGCGCACCTTCGCGCCGTTCGTCGCCGGCGTCGGCACGATGAGCTATGGGCTTTTCCTGTCGTATAACGTGATCGGCGGCGTGGCGTGGGTAGCGAGCTTCACCTACCTCGGCTTCCTGTTCGGCAACCTGCCGGCGGTCAAGTCCAACCTGTCGCTGTTGATCGTCGGCATCATCATCGTGTCGATCCTCCCCGGCGTGTTCGAATTCCTGCGCCACAAGCGCGCGTCGCGCGCATGA
- the yajC gene encoding preprotein translocase subunit YajC translates to MFITPAYAATGPAGLDLMSFLPMIAIFAVFWLLLIRPQQKKAKEHQKMLSVLEKGDEVVTQGGVAGRVTKVGEAFLAVEIANGVEIQVQRSAVSGKLEKGTLKSL, encoded by the coding sequence ATGTTCATTACCCCCGCCTACGCGGCCACCGGCCCGGCCGGCCTCGACCTGATGAGTTTCCTGCCGATGATCGCGATCTTCGCGGTCTTCTGGCTGCTTCTGATCCGCCCGCAGCAGAAAAAGGCGAAAGAGCATCAGAAGATGCTGTCGGTGCTGGAAAAAGGCGACGAAGTCGTCACCCAGGGCGGCGTCGCCGGTCGCGTGACCAAGGTCGGCGAAGCCTTCCTGGCCGTCGAGATCGCCAACGGCGTGGAAATCCAGGTTCAGCGCAGCGCCGTTTCCGGCAAGCTGGAAAAAGGCACGCTGAAGTCCCTGTAA
- the secF gene encoding protein translocase subunit SecF, whose translation MELFRIKRDIPFMSYGKVTTAISLLTFIVAVFFLFAKGLNLSVEFTGGTVMEVQYAQSANLPDVRSRVERLGLGEPSVQSLGTSRDVLIRLPNKPGITSAQLSNQVMTSLKAGGAQLELRKVEFVGPSVGAELVEHGLTAVIVVCIGIMLYLALRFEWRLAVAAIIANMHDVVIILGCFAFFGWEFSLTVLAGVLAVLGYSVNESVVVFDRIRENFRKPSMRTKTVAEVIDNAITATMSRTIITHGSTETMVLAMLLFGGPALHGFAIALTIGIVFGIYSSVLVASPIALALGVKREHMVKPPKPKQEAVV comes from the coding sequence ATGGAGCTCTTCCGAATCAAGCGGGACATCCCGTTCATGAGCTACGGCAAGGTCACCACGGCGATTTCGCTACTGACCTTCATCGTGGCCGTGTTCTTCCTCTTCGCCAAAGGGCTGAACCTCAGCGTCGAATTCACCGGCGGCACGGTGATGGAAGTGCAATACGCGCAGTCGGCCAACCTGCCCGACGTGCGTTCCCGCGTCGAGCGGCTCGGCCTCGGCGAACCGAGCGTGCAGAGCCTCGGTACCAGCCGCGACGTGCTGATCCGCCTGCCGAACAAGCCGGGCATCACCAGCGCGCAGCTGTCGAACCAGGTGATGACGTCGCTGAAGGCGGGCGGCGCGCAGCTCGAACTGCGCAAGGTCGAGTTCGTCGGCCCGAGCGTCGGCGCGGAACTGGTAGAGCACGGCCTGACCGCGGTCATCGTCGTGTGCATCGGCATCATGCTGTATCTGGCGCTGCGCTTCGAGTGGCGGCTGGCGGTGGCGGCGATCATCGCCAACATGCACGACGTGGTGATCATCCTCGGCTGCTTCGCGTTCTTCGGCTGGGAGTTCTCGCTGACCGTGCTGGCCGGCGTGCTGGCGGTGCTCGGCTACTCGGTGAACGAATCGGTCGTGGTGTTCGACCGGATCCGCGAAAACTTCCGCAAGCCGTCGATGCGCACCAAGACCGTCGCCGAGGTGATCGACAACGCGATCACCGCGACGATGAGCCGCACCATCATCACCCACGGTTCGACCGAAACCATGGTGCTGGCGATGCTGCTGTTCGGCGGCCCGGCGCTGCACGGCTTCGCCATCGCGCTGACGATCGGCATCGTGTTCGGCATCTACTCGTCGGTGCTGGTCGCCAGCCCGATCGCGCTGGCGCTCGGCGTGAAGCGCGAGCACATGGTCAAGCCGCCGAAACCCAAGCAGGAAGCGGTGGTCTGA
- the tgt gene encoding tRNA guanosine(34) transglycosylase Tgt, whose amino-acid sequence MLQFTVHKTSGGARRGTLVLNHGLVETPVFQPVGTYGSVKAMSPLELEEIGAQIILGNTFHLWLRPGLEIVEQFGGLHEFIGWDKPILTDSGGFQVFSLTNMRKLTEEGCTFQSPVNGDKLFLSPEISMKIQTVLNSDIVMQLDECTPGQVDHKTAGDSLRMSLRWAERSRRAFDDLKNPNALFGIVQGNLYTDLREESLKGLMEIGFDGIAIGGLSVGEPKPEMYRMLTELKDMLPAEKPHYLMGVGTPEDLVHGVANGVDMFDCVMPTRNARNGWIFTQWGDVKIKNAGYKMDKRPLDEECGCYTCRNFSRAYLHHLHRVGEILGARLNTIHNLYYYQELMRNIRKAIEDDRFEDFRAEFHENRARGVN is encoded by the coding sequence ATGCTGCAATTTACCGTTCACAAGACTTCAGGCGGCGCCCGTCGCGGCACGCTGGTCCTCAATCACGGGCTAGTAGAAACCCCCGTATTCCAGCCGGTCGGCACCTACGGCTCGGTCAAGGCGATGAGCCCGCTGGAGCTGGAAGAGATCGGCGCCCAGATCATTCTCGGCAACACCTTCCACCTGTGGTTGCGCCCGGGGCTCGAGATCGTCGAACAGTTCGGCGGCCTGCACGAGTTCATCGGCTGGGACAAACCCATCCTGACCGACTCGGGCGGCTTCCAGGTGTTCTCGCTGACCAATATGAGGAAGCTGACCGAGGAGGGCTGCACCTTCCAGAGCCCGGTGAACGGCGACAAGCTGTTCCTGTCGCCCGAGATCTCGATGAAGATCCAGACGGTGCTCAATTCGGACATCGTGATGCAGCTCGACGAATGCACGCCCGGCCAGGTCGACCACAAGACCGCCGGTGACTCGCTGCGCATGTCGCTGCGCTGGGCCGAGCGTTCGCGCCGCGCCTTCGACGACCTGAAAAACCCGAACGCGCTGTTCGGTATCGTGCAGGGCAACCTTTATACCGATTTGCGCGAAGAGTCGCTCAAGGGCCTGATGGAGATCGGCTTCGACGGCATCGCGATCGGCGGCCTGTCGGTCGGCGAACCCAAGCCCGAGATGTACCGGATGCTGACCGAGCTGAAGGACATGCTGCCGGCCGAGAAGCCGCACTACCTGATGGGCGTCGGCACGCCGGAGGACCTGGTGCACGGCGTCGCCAACGGCGTCGACATGTTCGACTGCGTGATGCCGACGCGCAACGCGCGCAACGGCTGGATCTTCACCCAGTGGGGCGACGTGAAGATCAAGAACGCCGGCTACAAGATGGACAAGCGTCCGCTCGACGAGGAATGCGGCTGCTATACGTGCCGCAACTTCAGCCGCGCCTACCTGCACCATCTGCACCGCGTCGGCGAGATCCTCGGCGCACGGCTGAACACCATCCACAACCTGTACTACTACCAGGAACTGATGCGCAACATCCGCAAGGCGATCGAGGACGACCGCTTCGAAGACTTCCGCGCCGAGTTCCACGAAAACCGCGCGCGTGGCGTGAATTGA
- the secD gene encoding protein translocase subunit SecD, translated as MNRYPLWKYLIIGLALIAATIYTLPNFFGESPAVQISSTRQSIPVDTALMGRVETALAARHLTPDGLFLDRGSLKVRFRDPDTQIKARDAIQAELGDTYIIALNLLSSSPDWLTRLKAHPMFLGLDLRGGVHFLLEVDMKAAIDKTVERYTGDIRRELKAQKIRYGTIKRDGNSLTVQLRDAETLKAAENAVTRTLPSLAMSEDASAFTLTLTLKPEEITRIQGDAVKQNISTLHNRVNELGVAEPIIQQAGPDRIVVQLPGVQDTAKAKDILGRTAALQVRMVEDDTAKMAEALAGNVPAGYDLLDELTPRGPTKILVKKDVELTGDNINDAQPGFEENGSPAVHINLDSAGASIFRQVTAENIGRRMAMILVEKGKAEVVTAPVIRSEIGGGRVQISGSMNPAEAQDVALLLRAGSLAAPMTIIEERTVGPSLGKENIEKGFNSTLWGFAAIAVFMVIYYRVFGVISAISLGVNLFVLVAMLSMLQATLTLPGIAAIALTLGMAIDANVLINERVREELRNGVPPQSAIHAGYQHAWATILDSNVTTLIAGLALLIFGSGPVRGFAVVHCLGILSSMFSAVLVSRGLVNLWYGRRRRLSSLSIGQIWKPTE; from the coding sequence ATGAACCGCTACCCGCTCTGGAAATACCTGATCATCGGGCTGGCGCTGATCGCCGCGACGATCTACACGCTGCCCAACTTCTTCGGCGAGTCGCCGGCGGTCCAGATCTCGAGCACGCGCCAGTCGATCCCGGTCGACACCGCGCTGATGGGCCGGGTGGAAACCGCGCTGGCTGCCCGCCATCTGACGCCCGACGGCCTGTTCCTCGACCGCGGCAGCCTGAAGGTCCGCTTCCGCGACCCGGACACCCAGATCAAGGCCCGCGACGCGATCCAGGCCGAACTGGGCGACACCTACATCATCGCGCTGAACCTCTTGTCGTCGTCGCCCGACTGGCTGACGCGGCTAAAGGCGCACCCGATGTTCCTCGGCCTCGACCTCAGGGGCGGCGTGCACTTCCTGCTCGAAGTCGACATGAAGGCCGCGATCGACAAGACCGTCGAGCGCTACACCGGCGACATCCGCCGCGAGCTGAAGGCGCAGAAGATCCGCTACGGCACGATCAAGCGCGACGGCAACAGCCTGACCGTCCAGCTCAGGGACGCCGAAACGCTGAAGGCCGCCGAGAACGCGGTCACGCGCACGCTGCCTTCGCTGGCGATGAGCGAGGACGCGAGCGCGTTCACGCTGACGCTGACGCTCAAGCCCGAAGAAATCACCCGCATCCAGGGCGACGCGGTGAAACAGAACATCTCGACGCTGCACAACCGCGTGAACGAGCTGGGCGTCGCCGAGCCCATCATCCAGCAGGCCGGCCCGGACCGCATCGTCGTACAGCTGCCGGGCGTGCAGGACACCGCCAAGGCGAAGGACATCCTCGGCCGCACCGCGGCCTTGCAGGTACGCATGGTCGAAGACGACACCGCAAAGATGGCCGAGGCGCTCGCCGGCAACGTGCCGGCCGGCTACGACCTGCTCGACGAGCTGACCCCGCGCGGCCCGACCAAGATCCTCGTCAAGAAAGACGTCGAGCTGACCGGCGACAACATCAACGACGCGCAGCCGGGCTTCGAAGAGAACGGCTCGCCGGCGGTGCATATCAACCTCGATTCGGCCGGCGCTTCGATCTTCCGCCAGGTGACCGCCGAGAACATCGGCCGGCGCATGGCGATGATCCTGGTCGAAAAGGGCAAGGCCGAAGTGGTGACCGCGCCGGTGATCCGTTCCGAGATCGGCGGCGGCCGCGTGCAGATTTCCGGCAGCATGAACCCGGCCGAAGCGCAGGACGTCGCGCTGCTCTTGCGCGCGGGTTCGCTCGCCGCGCCGATGACCATCATCGAAGAGCGCACCGTCGGCCCGAGCCTCGGCAAGGAAAACATCGAGAAGGGTTTCAACTCGACGCTGTGGGGCTTCGCCGCGATCGCGGTGTTCATGGTGATCTACTACCGCGTGTTCGGCGTGATCTCGGCGATCTCGCTCGGCGTGAACCTGTTTGTCCTGGTGGCGATGCTGTCGATGCTGCAGGCGACGCTGACGCTGCCGGGCATCGCGGCCATCGCGCTGACGCTCGGCATGGCGATCGACGCCAACGTGCTGATCAACGAGCGCGTGCGCGAGGAGCTGCGCAACGGCGTGCCGCCGCAGAGCGCGATCCACGCCGGCTACCAGCACGCGTGGGCGACGATTCTCGACTCGAACGTGACCACGCTGATCGCCGGCCTCGCGCTGTTGATCTTCGGTTCCGGCCCGGTGCGCGGCTTCGCCGTCGTGCACTGCCTCGGCATCCTGTCGTCGATGTTCTCGGCGGTGCTGGTGTCGCGCGGCCTCGTCAACCTGTGGTACGGCCGCCGTCGCCGCCTGAGTTCGTTGTCGATCGGCCAGATCTGGAAACCGACCGAATAA
- the infC gene encoding translation initiation factor IF-3, translating into MAQEREARINGEITAREIRLVGVEGEQLGIVSLREAMALAEEKDIDLVEISPTAQPPVCKLMDYGKFKYEQSKKRHEAKQKQKQIQIKEVKFRPGTDDGDYGVKLRNLIRFLTDGDKAKVTLRFRGREMAHQDIGLKLLKRVEADLAEVGVVEQFPRLEGRQMVMMIAPKKK; encoded by the coding sequence ATAGCTCAGGAACGCGAAGCGCGGATCAACGGTGAAATCACCGCGCGCGAAATCCGTCTGGTAGGCGTCGAAGGCGAGCAGCTCGGCATCGTCAGCCTGCGTGAAGCCATGGCCTTGGCCGAAGAGAAAGACATCGACCTGGTCGAAATCTCTCCGACGGCCCAGCCACCGGTCTGCAAGCTGATGGACTACGGCAAGTTCAAGTACGAACAGTCGAAGAAACGTCACGAAGCGAAGCAGAAACAGAAGCAGATCCAGATCAAGGAAGTCAAATTCCGTCCGGGTACCGACGACGGCGACTATGGTGTCAAGTTGCGCAACCTGATCCGCTTCCTCACCGACGGCGACAAGGCCAAGGTGACGCTGCGTTTCCGCGGTCGCGAGATGGCGCACCAGGACATCGGCCTGAAGCTCTTGAAGCGCGTGGAAGCCGATCTGGCCGAAGTGGGCGTGGTGGAGCAGTTCCCCAGGCTCGAAGGTCGCCAGATGGTGATGATGATTGCCCCGAAGAAAAAATAA
- the rpmI gene encoding 50S ribosomal protein L35, protein MPKMKTKSSAKKRLKVLGNGGVKRGHAFKRHILTKKTTKNKRQLRGTSMVDASNMASVRAMLPYA, encoded by the coding sequence ATGCCGAAGATGAAGACCAAATCGAGCGCGAAAAAACGCTTGAAAGTGTTGGGTAATGGTGGTGTGAAACGTGGTCACGCTTTCAAGCGTCACATTCTCACCAAGAAAACCACCAAGAACAAACGCCAGCTGCGCGGCACCTCGATGGTGGACGCAAGCAACATGGCTTCTGTTCGCGCAATGCTGCCCTACGCTTAA
- the rplT gene encoding 50S ribosomal protein L20: MPRVKRGVTARARHKKVLALAKGYRGRRKNVYRIAKQAVMKAGQYAYRDRRQRKRQFRQLWIARINAAARENGLPYSKFMNGLKKADIQIDRKVLADLAVFDKPAFAQIVEKAKAQLAA; encoded by the coding sequence ATGCCTCGTGTAAAACGCGGTGTAACCGCTCGCGCCCGTCATAAGAAGGTCCTCGCCCTGGCGAAAGGCTATCGCGGCCGTCGCAAGAACGTCTATCGCATCGCCAAACAGGCGGTGATGAAAGCCGGTCAGTACGCATACCGTGACCGTCGTCAGCGCAAGCGTCAGTTCCGCCAGCTGTGGATCGCGCGTATCAACGCCGCGGCCCGCGAAAACGGCCTGCCGTACAGCAAATTCATGAACGGCCTGAAGAAAGCCGACATCCAGATCGACCGCAAAGTGCTGGCCGACCTGGCGGTGTTCGACAAGCCGGCTTTTGCCCAGATCGTGGAAAAAGCGAAGGCCCAACTGGCTGCCTAA
- the pheS gene encoding phenylalanine--tRNA ligase subunit alpha, with protein MNNVDAILEAGRAALEAAADLTELEQVKARYLGKSGELTELLKQLGKLAPEERKAAGATINVAKQAFEAEHNARRDALNAEKLAQQLAAESLDVSLPGRGSQPGGLHPVTLTLERITELFRTLGFEVADGPEIETDFHNFQALNIPENHPARAMADTFYVEGGDVLRTHTSPVQVRHMLGNQPPIKIIASGRVYRVDSDATHSPMFHQMEGLWVDEGVSFADLKATVTDFLRRFFERDDLQVRFRPSFFPFTEPSAEIDVLGERGWLEVGGCGMVHPNVLRNVGIDPEKYTGFAFGIGLDRFAMLRYGVNDLRLFFDNDLTFLKQFN; from the coding sequence ATGAATAATGTGGACGCGATTCTGGAAGCCGGCCGTGCCGCCCTCGAGGCGGCGGCCGATCTCACCGAACTCGAGCAGGTCAAGGCACGCTATCTCGGCAAGAGCGGCGAGCTGACCGAGCTCCTCAAGCAGTTGGGCAAGCTGGCGCCGGAAGAGCGCAAGGCCGCCGGCGCGACGATCAACGTCGCCAAGCAGGCTTTCGAGGCCGAGCACAACGCGCGCCGCGACGCGCTGAACGCCGAGAAGCTCGCGCAGCAGCTGGCCGCCGAGTCGCTCGACGTCAGTCTGCCCGGTCGCGGCAGCCAGCCGGGCGGTCTGCATCCGGTGACGCTGACGCTCGAGCGCATCACCGAGCTGTTCCGCACGCTCGGCTTCGAAGTGGCCGACGGTCCGGAGATCGAGACCGACTTCCACAACTTCCAGGCGCTGAACATCCCGGAAAACCATCCGGCGCGCGCGATGGCCGACACCTTCTACGTCGAGGGCGGCGATGTGCTGCGCACGCACACCTCGCCGGTCCAGGTCCGCCATATGCTGGGCAACCAGCCGCCGATCAAGATCATCGCGTCGGGCCGCGTCTACCGCGTCGACTCCGACGCGACGCACTCGCCGATGTTCCACCAGATGGAAGGCCTGTGGGTCGACGAGGGCGTCAGCTTCGCCGACCTGAAGGCGACCGTCACCGACTTCCTGCGCCGCTTTTTCGAACGCGACGACCTGCAGGTGCGCTTCCGCCCGTCGTTCTTCCCGTTCACCGAACCGTCGGCCGAGATCGACGTGCTCGGCGAGCGCGGCTGGCTCGAGGTCGGCGGCTGCGGCATGGTCCACCCGAACGTGCTGCGCAATGTCGGCATCGACCCGGAAAAATACACCGGCTTCGCCTTCGGGATCGGGCTCGATCGTTTCGCGATGCTGCGTTATGGCGTCAACGATCTGCGCCTGTTCTTCGATAACGATCTTACTTTCCTCAAGCAATTCAACTGA
- the thrS gene encoding threonine--tRNA ligase, producing MPDIRLPDGSVRSFDAPVTVHDVAASIGAGLARAALAGRVDGQLVDTSFLIESDADLAIVTDKDADGLSIIRHSTAHLLAYAVKELFPEAQVTIGPEIENGFYYDFAYKRPFTPEDLVAIEKKMTELAKKDIPVERYELSRDEAVAYFKSIGEAYKAEIIESIPQGEVLSLYREGGFTDLCRGPHVPSTGKLKVFKLMKVAGAYWRGDSKNEMLQRVYGTAWAKKEDLEQYLFMLEEAEKRDHRKLGKQLDLFHLQDEAPGMVFWHPKGWSLWQSIEQYMRATLTAAGYQEIKTPMVMDRVLWEKSGHWDNYRDNMFTTESEKRDYAVKPMNCPGHVQVFNQGLRSYRDLPLRLAEFGACHRNEPSGALHGLMRVRGFVQDDAHIFCTEEQIIAEAQAFNELTMQVYKVFGFDNVAIKLSLRPEKRAGSDEVWDRAEDGLRQALAACGVEWEELPGEGAFYGPKVEYHIKDALGRSWQCGTLQLDFVLPERLDAEYVAEDNTRKRPVMLHRAILGSLERFIGILIENHAGAFPLWLAPVQAVVMSITDDQADYAADVAEALKKQGFRVELDLRNEKIGYKIREHSLQKLPYQIIVGDKEKAGALVAVRARHGEDLGQVPLDALLDRLNSERSKH from the coding sequence ATGCCCGATATTCGTCTGCCCGACGGTTCCGTCCGTTCCTTCGATGCCCCGGTCACGGTCCACGATGTGGCCGCGTCGATCGGCGCGGGTCTGGCGCGTGCCGCGCTCGCCGGTCGCGTCGACGGCCAGCTGGTCGATACCTCCTTTCTGATCGAATCCGACGCCGATCTCGCCATCGTCACCGACAAGGACGCCGATGGCCTGTCCATCATCCGTCACTCGACCGCCCACTTGCTCGCGTATGCGGTCAAAGAGCTGTTCCCGGAAGCGCAGGTGACAATCGGGCCGGAAATCGAGAACGGCTTCTACTACGACTTCGCGTACAAGCGCCCGTTTACGCCGGAAGACCTCGTCGCCATCGAGAAGAAGATGACCGAGCTGGCCAAGAAAGACATCCCGGTCGAGCGCTACGAGTTGTCGCGCGACGAAGCAGTCGCCTACTTCAAGTCGATCGGCGAGGCGTACAAGGCTGAGATCATCGAATCGATCCCGCAGGGCGAAGTGCTGAGCCTGTACCGCGAAGGCGGGTTCACCGACCTGTGCCGCGGCCCGCACGTACCGTCGACCGGCAAGCTGAAGGTGTTCAAGCTGATGAAGGTCGCCGGCGCCTACTGGCGCGGCGACAGCAAGAACGAGATGCTGCAGCGCGTGTACGGCACCGCGTGGGCGAAGAAGGAAGATCTCGAGCAGTATCTGTTCATGCTCGAAGAGGCGGAAAAGCGCGACCACCGCAAGCTCGGCAAGCAACTCGACCTGTTCCACCTGCAGGACGAGGCGCCGGGCATGGTGTTCTGGCACCCGAAGGGCTGGAGCCTGTGGCAGAGCATCGAGCAGTACATGCGTGCGACGCTGACCGCAGCCGGCTATCAGGAAATCAAGACGCCGATGGTGATGGACCGCGTGCTGTGGGAGAAGTCCGGCCACTGGGACAACTACCGCGACAATATGTTCACCACCGAGTCGGAGAAGCGCGACTACGCGGTCAAGCCGATGAACTGCCCGGGCCACGTCCAGGTGTTCAACCAGGGGCTGCGCTCGTATCGCGACCTGCCCTTGAGGTTGGCCGAGTTCGGTGCCTGTCACCGCAACGAGCCGTCCGGCGCGCTGCACGGCCTGATGCGCGTGCGCGGCTTCGTCCAGGACGACGCGCACATCTTCTGTACCGAAGAGCAGATCATCGCCGAGGCGCAGGCGTTCAACGAACTGACGATGCAGGTCTACAAGGTATTCGGCTTCGACAACGTGGCAATCAAGCTGTCGCTGCGCCCCGAGAAGCGTGCCGGTTCCGATGAGGTGTGGGACAGGGCCGAAGACGGCTTGCGTCAGGCGCTCGCCGCCTGCGGCGTCGAATGGGAGGAATTGCCGGGCGAGGGCGCCTTCTACGGTCCGAAGGTCGAATATCACATCAAGGACGCGCTCGGCCGCTCGTGGCAGTGCGGCACGCTGCAGCTCGACTTCGTGCTGCCAGAGCGCCTCGACGCCGAGTACGTCGCCGAGGACAACACCCGCAAACGCCCGGTGATGCTGCATCGCGCGATCCTCGGTTCGCTCGAGCGCTTCATCGGTATCCTGATCGAAAACCACGCCGGCGCCTTCCCGCTGTGGCTCGCTCCGGTGCAGGCGGTGGTGATGAGCATCACCGACGACCAGGCCGATTATGCGGCCGATGTGGCAGAAGCGCTGAAAAAACAAGGCTTCCGCGTCGAGCTCGACTTGAGGAACGAGAAGATCGGCTATAAAATCCGCGAACACAGCCTGCAGAAGTTGCCGTACCAGATCATCGTCGGCGACAAGGAGAAAGCGGGTGCACTTGTGGCCGTACGCGCGCGTCATGGCGAAGATCTGGGTCAGGTCCCGCTTGACGCGCTGCTCGACCGACTCAATAGCGAGCGGTCGAAGCACTGA